One window from the genome of Antechinus flavipes isolate AdamAnt ecotype Samford, QLD, Australia chromosome X, AdamAnt_v2, whole genome shotgun sequence encodes:
- the SERTM2 gene encoding serine-rich and transmembrane domain-containing 2 — MTEVYFRHHGNLTGRAHFPTPATEVDTTADKYSNLYMYVGLFLSLLAILLILLFTMLLRLKHVISPITTENNGSGSPQFTDVEMHSRIPTP, encoded by the coding sequence ATGACTGAGGTCTATTTTCGTCACCATGGAAACCTCACTGGCAGGGCCCACTTTCCCACACCGGCAACAGAGGTCGACACCACAGCCGATAAGTACTCCAACCTTTATATGTACGTCGGCTTATTCCTGAGTCTCCTGGCTATTTTGCTCATCTTGCTCTTTACTATGCTTCTACGTCTTAAACACGTCATCTCTCCCATCACCACGGAGAACAACGGCAGCGGCAGCCCCCAGTTCACAGATGTCGAGATGCACAGCCGCATCCCCACCCCTTAA